The Candidatus Edwardsbacteria bacterium sequence AGGAGGCCCACAACCTGACCGATCACCTGGAAAATGATCTTCAGAGCGAGATGCCGGAGGTATCAATAACCATACACGTGGAAACCCCGCCCAAGAAATGAAATCATCGGCTGAAAAATATGTTTAGATTGAAATTCGAAGAGACCATCCTTTTCGGGTTTATTTTTGCTTTTGGGTTACTGGCCCTGGCCGGGGTTCTTTCCTACCGAAGAACCACCGTCTCCATGCGCACCAGCCAGCAAGTGATCCAAAGCCAAGTGATACTGAAGGAACTGGAAACCACTCTGTCGATAATAGAGGCCGCCGAGAGCCGGATGAAGACCTATATCATCAGCGGCAAGGAAAATCATCTGCAGCAATATAGTTCATACAAAGCCAAGATACACGACCAACTAAAGCATCTGGAAGAGTTAACGGCCAAGGATTCTATCGCAGTGATCCATGTCTCCGAGCTTGAGCAGATGTTCGATGCCAAGGTAGACTTCATCGCCAGCGTCATGGAAATGAGAAAACAGGGCAGGACTGACGAAATGAACGCCGCACTGGAGATTGACAGCGACAAAACTACGGTGGACGATCTGGTGGAAAAGATAGAGCAGATCAAGAAGGATGTGGGGCAAAAGCTGGTGAGCAGCGAACAAAAATCCCTGCGCATCTCAAAGCAGACCCGCATTACTCTTCAAATGTTGATAGGCCTGTCCCTGGCCCTGCTGACCACCGGCTATTTTCTTATCCGGGCAGATATCCGGGAAAGGCGAAAGACCGAGCAGAAATTGCTGTATACAACAATTGAGCTGAGAAAATTCGCGGTGCATCTGGATAAGGCCAGGGAGGAGGAGCGGGCCCATGTCTCCCGGGAGATTCACGATCAGTTGGGGCAACTGTTGACAGTTATGCAGTTTGATTTAAAGGCCATGTGGTCCCTGGCATCACCCCGGTCGCAAAATATGAGAAAACGCATCAAGGAAATGGACCTGGTGGTAGAGCAGTCCATGCAGGTGATTAAAAGGATATCTTCGGCCCTGCGCCCCCCGCAGCTTGACGATTTGGGGCTGGCCGAGTCGATGAGGTGGCTTTTAAAGGATTTCTGCCATAGAACCAAGATGGAATACTCCTTTACCGTTGATCCCCAGGATCTGACCTGTGAAACGGAGTTGTCCACCATTCTTTTTCGGATTCTCCAGGAAGCCCTGACCAATGTCGCCCGGCATGCCAAAGCGTCCCG is a genomic window containing:
- a CDS encoding CHASE3 domain-containing protein, with translation MFRLKFEETILFGFIFAFGLLALAGVLSYRRTTVSMRTSQQVIQSQVILKELETTLSIIEAAESRMKTYIISGKENHLQQYSSYKAKIHDQLKHLEELTAKDSIAVIHVSELEQMFDAKVDFIASVMEMRKQGRTDEMNAALEIDSDKTTVDDLVEKIEQIKKDVGQKLVSSEQKSLRISKQTRITLQMLIGLSLALLTTGYFLIRADIRERRKTEQKLLYTTIELRKFAVHLDKAREEERAHVSREIHDQLGQLLTVMQFDLKAMWSLASPRSQNMRKRIKEMDLVVEQSMQVIKRISSALRPPQLDDLGLAESMRWLLKDFCHRTKMEYSFTVDPQDLTCETELSTILFRILQEALTNVARHAKASRVAVALEQGKGELILAVADDGCGITSQKISGDGSLGLVGIRERIRPWGGRLEIAGLPGRGTTVAVHIPLSTKECNA